The nucleotide sequence CATGTCCGTGGCCGGCGCAATGCCCGAGGCCTGCCGCAACGATTCCAGAGATGGGCGGGGCTGCATCATGGTGTTCTTCCGGCGACATGTTCTGTCATGCGGTAGTCTGGCGCTCCGAGGTCAGCTCACTGTCGTTTTTCGATCCCGCACACGCCGAGACGCTGTTGGCGCGGAAATCTTGGGCAACGAGCCGTCTGTTTCCCCGACTAGGCAAGCTTTTTCTTGGCCGCGCGGCGGGCGCGCAGCCAGTCGTACCAGGCGTCCAGGCCTTCGCCGGTGCGGGCCGAGACCGGGAACAGGCTGATGTCGGCGTTGAGCGTCCGGGCATGGCGGGAGGCGTTTGCCAAGTTGAAGTCCACGTAGGGCAGCAGGTCGATCTTATTAAGCAACGTGGCTGCCGAAATATGGAACATCAGCGGATATTTCTCGGGTTTGTCGTCGCCTTCGGTGACGCTGAGCAAGGTCACCTTGAAATCCTCGCCCACGTCGAACTCGGCCGGGCAGACCAGGTTGCCGACGTTTTCAATGAACAGGATGTCCAGGCCGCCGAGGTCGAGGCTGGCAAGGGCGGCGCGGATCTGGGAGGCGGTCAGGTGGCAGCCGCCTTCGGTGTTGATCTGCACGGCCTGGGCGCCGGTGGCGGCCACGCGGCGGGCGTCGTTGTCGGTTTGCAGATCGCCTTCAATGACAGCCATGCGCAG is from Solidesulfovibrio magneticus RS-1 and encodes:
- the hypB gene encoding hydrogenase nickel incorporation protein HypB, whose translation is MQIPVVRNILEANANEASELKDFFAQKGILVLNLMSSPGAGKTTILERTLTDLRNELRMAVIEGDLQTDNDARRVAATGAQAVQINTEGGCHLTASQIRAALASLDLGGLDILFIENVGNLVCPAEFDVGEDFKVTLLSVTEGDDKPEKYPLMFHISAATLLNKIDLLPYVDFNLANASRHARTLNADISLFPVSARTGEGLDAWYDWLRARRAAKKKLA